The Gloeomargarita lithophora Alchichica-D10 genomic sequence CTTGAGTAATAGCAATGGTTTAGTAGCCAATGGGCTGACCTTTGCGCCTGCGGATGATGTCCCCATCGTGGTCGAGGCTTCCTATCGCTTCAAATTCACGGAATACTTGACCATTACGCCGGGGATTTTTGCCATCTTCAGCCCGGAAGGCAACAATGCCAATCCGACGGTCTTGGTGGGTGCGATTCGTTCCACTTTTTCCTTCTAGGGGAAAATTTGCCATCCCCACCCCGCTCGTTAGTTTGGGCGGGAGAAGGTTACAGGCGGCCATCAAATCGTAGCGGAACCCTCAAGATTGTAACTGCGGTCTGCCCTGGGTTACCATGAGGGATCAAGACCCGTGGACACCTCTGTCAATTTAGGATTCGAGTCCTATTCTCGGTTGGTGCCTGCGTATCGCAGACTAGGGTAAATAACATCAGTATTTCAGTGAGATAACTTTCATTTGGTTCAAATCAACAGAGGTGTCCGATGGCAGTAGGGGTAACAGAAATACAGGTGAAAATAATAAAACAAAAAATTGAAGCTATTTTTGGCCTTGACCTATGGGCAATCGTAATTTATGGGTCACGGGCAACCCATTCATGGGTGCATAATTCTGACCTCGATTTATTGGTCGTTGCCGAAAATATACCCAATGATAGAAGTAGGGATGATTTACTATTGCCGACCTGTTTGACTTTGGAGAAGCTGTTAAAATTTGATGTGAATTTCACGTTACTTAAACCTTTAGAACTATGTCAACCGATTAGTTTGACCTATGAAATAGGTGTAAATCACTATATAGTCTATGACAAGTCTGGTTTCATAATACACATCAAAAACAT encodes the following:
- a CDS encoding nucleotidyltransferase domain-containing protein produces the protein MAVGVTEIQVKIIKQKIEAIFGLDLWAIVIYGSRATHSWVHNSDLDLLVVAENIPNDRSRDDLLLPTCLTLEKLLKFDVNFTLLKPLELCQPISLTYEIGVNHYIVYDKSGFIIHIKNIVTKLINEKLIEHRICRGIPYWTNNNEKEISQRLLSKG